The following proteins are encoded in a genomic region of Arachis ipaensis cultivar K30076 chromosome B02, Araip1.1, whole genome shotgun sequence:
- the LOC107626704 gene encoding uncharacterized protein LOC107626704: MLLLALTIILLQLNIIFAQQYENSNHIKTATFYSEQFVLEPGKVTVTDLFDIEFPRGHIGIKNFQAELVDEHRNSLPLYEAYLHHYFVLRYFENVTMSRQANQSQPIYGKYFRRNDGVCQGSVNSYSWGLGVDARKTSLELPDPFRIEVGTHPENVPKEYNEEKWLFNIMVIDTRGTEDKKGCTECRCDHYNVKSEDFISKTGIDGKLMSSDYKGGIFCCEKTSQCKLQKGYNNRQERKASLKYTVTWVDWDQYQVPIKFYILDVTDQVTYNGSEPIHNCMVEYSITPQNTDIGHYHIKRTKIPMKKGGNLIYSTAHVHPGIVNATLYVENGKVLCAVKPTYGTGEEPGNEKGYVVGMSGCYPKPGSIKIQDGEILTVEFIHENKYNTGLMGHFYVYLAEELP; encoded by the exons ATGTTATTACTAGCATTAACAATCATACTGTTGCAATTAAACATCATATTCGCACAACAATATGAGAATTCAAATCATATCAAGACGGCAACTTTTTATAGTGAACAATTTGTGTTGGAACCAGGAAAGGTTACGGTAACAGATTTATTCGATATTGAGTTTCCAAGAGGACACATCGGAATCAAGAATTTTCAAGCCGAGTTAGTTGATGAACATCGGAATTCTTTGCCATTATATGAAGCTTACCTGCACCATTATTTTGTTTTAAGATATTTTGAAAATGTCACCATGTCACGTCAAGCTAATCAAAGTCAGCCCATATACGGTAAGTATTTTAGAAGAAACGATGGAGTATGCCAGGGTAGTGTTAATTCATATTCCTGGGGGCTTGGagttgatgcacgaaaaactagCTTAGAACTACCAGATCCATTTAGAATAGAAGTAGGTACGCACCCTGAGAATGTCCCAAAGGAGTATAATGAAGAGAAATGGTTATTCAATATCATGGTTATTGACACACGTGGTACAGAAGACAAAAAAGGTTGCACTGAATGCAGATGTGACCATTATAATGTCAAAAGTGAAGACTTTATAAGCAAAACCGGTATTGATGGGAAACTAATGTCTAGTGATTATAAAGGAGGAATTTTTTGTTGTGAAAAGACTTCTCAATGCAAATTACAAAAAGGATATAATAACAGACAAGAGAGAAAAGCTTCCCTTAAATATACAGTAACATGGGTTGATTGGGATCAATACCAAGTACCTATTAAGTTTTACATACTTGATGTTACTGATCAAGTGACATATAATGGCTCCGAACCAATTCATAATTGTATG GTAGAGTATTCTATCACTCCGCAAAATACTGATATTGGACATTATCATATTAAAAGGACAAAGATCCCAATGAAAAAGGGTGGTAATCTAATCTACTCTACAGCTCACGTGCATCCAGGAATCGTTAATGCAACTTTATATGTGGAG AATGGAAAGGTATTATGTGCGGTTAAACCAACATACGGCACAGGAGAAGAGCCAGGAAATGAAAAAGGCTATGTTGTTGGAATGTCTGGTTGTTATCCAAAACCAGGCTCTATCAAGATTCAGGATGGCGAAATATTAACTGTTGAGTTCATACATGAAAACAAATATAATACTGGACTTATGGGACATTTCTACGTGTATTTGGCAGAAGAATTACCATAG